The Maridesulfovibrio sp. genomic sequence ATAAAACGAAGGAAGCACGAAAACATCTGAACGCCCATAAAGTGTAGGCATGTCCTCCACCTTACCGAGAAACCGCACCCGGTCTGCTATCCCAAATTCTTCCGCTAGTTTTATGTACTTGGAGGGATTACGCCCTCCTGCAACCTGCAGATGATAATTTGCGGGAAGTTCGGCAAGAGACTTAATGAGGAATGAGACACCCTTGAGTGCGAAATTAGTAGTTGCAGTAGAAATAAGAATATCATTATCAGACAGGGAAAATTCTGTACGTGCTAAATTTCTTTCTTCCTGATTAAGCGGGCTGAACAAGGACAGATCCGGCTTGTTATAAAACACATCAATTTTGCGTCCGCTAAGTGAGGGATGGGAATCAATCATCCAATCGCGCACCCGGTGGGACACGCAAACCATGCGGCAATCTGATGCCGCCTGTTTACGCTCAATGTATTTAATAAGCAGGTTGACCGGAGCTGTACGACGGCGAAACATTTTAAAAGACCGGGCAAAGCCGGCAGGCCATGCCCGCTGTGAAAGCGCCCAGAATGATTCCAGCGGCCCGCCACCGATGCGCAGAACATCCTGATTAAGTGACTTGCCGAGACTTATGGTCAGATCATAATTCCCATTTCTGCGGGTTCTTTCAGCAGCCAGAACAAACCAAAACAGTTTACCGGCCCGGCACAAACCATACCGCCCTACATCTATTATACTCACACCCTGCGGAGGAGCATCCTCGGCACGGGCGCAAATAAAATCAACGGCATATCCGGCATCAACAAGAGCCGCACTTAAGTTGTACCCAAAACGTTCCACCCCTCCGTAACGGCTGAAACGGGGCAGGATCAAAGCTATTCTTTTCATGTTCATCTATATTTAAAATATCTGGTTACTCACAAAAGCGTCAGACTGTTGAGAAAGTGCCAGATGCTAGGCGCAAGAAAAATACTGGAAAAATGCGTATTAAGCATATGTGAATTTCAGTATTTTTCGCAGCACGGACGCAGATGGTGCTTTATCAGCAGTCTGATCCCTTGCGGGCTTTTATTTATATTGATACTCGCAGACCATGATCCGGCGGCATTAATGCTGCCTGAAAAAATTTACGAGCTTAAGATTATCGCAACGGACGGGGATGTTATTCGGAAACAACCGTCTTGCCAAGGAAAACGCCCACACAGGAGAAATAAGTGCCGTTTTATACCCAACCGCTGGATATGCAGGTGTTCATTCTGGTTAACCAGATATTCCGCAAACACTGGCTGGACATTGCCATGCCCATGCTTTCCTCTGCTGCTCTGCTCTGGACGATTATCACACTAGTCACGGTTTTCGGGGTTTGGAAAAAAGGAGCCAGATTTCTGGTCATAATTCTGCTTATATCCGCCACAATGGGGCTTGCCGATTTTTCCACTAACCTGATCAAAAAATCCATCGGCAGAGTCCGCCCGCTGAACTCAATCGCCCAGACATATTTCAAAGACGACGGCAAATGGCAACGCAGGCCGCTTGATTACCAACAGACAAAAGAACGCGGCAATTCATACCCTTCAGCCCACGCGGCAAACTCCATGGCATTAGCGGTCATGCTTATGTTCTTCTTCCGCCGACTGCGCCCGTGGATGCTCCTTCTACCTATAGGTGTAGGATACTCACGGCTTTATCTCGGTAAACATTTTCCCACCGATGTCATGGCAGGATGGGCATTAGGGGGCTGTATAGCAATTTCAGTATGGCTGCTCTGGAGCTACTGGCTGAAATTTAAGTTGCCGGAAAAGTACAGGCCGTAACACAATGACGCTGATTAAAAGATTTAAGGCCCCCGGCTGGGCTGCCGAAGACGAAATAAATTCATGAAAGAAGCGAAGCGCATCTTAACAAAATAAAAAATCGACTTGATCCTGATGGTTCAAGTCGATTTTTTATAGGAAGGATGGAGGTAGTAAAAAATAACCGGGCTGGCCAAAAAAGTTGTTACCCACAAGACAATTTACAATAAATTTTCAGCCAGCACCGGTGAGAAATTTTTTGTCCGGGATTCCCGGGGATGCGTGGAATCCCGGACACATAGTAAGGAAGGAATTTTCAACTAGATTCCCGGAACCGGGAACCTTGAGCAGAAAGATTCTATTTCTGACCGGGTGGTATCGGCCAGATTTTTATCTTCAGGATTTTGGAGAATGGTGGTGATCCAGCCCGCCAGTTTAACCATATCGGCCTCCTTCATACCTCGGGAGGTAGCTGCGGGAGTACCTATCCTGATGCCACTGGGCTTCAAGGGTGGATTGGGATCATCGGGGATGATCTGCTTATTGGTGGTGATCGCTACCTCGTCGAGAAGCTCCTCGGCAACTTTGCCATTTATGCCGTAGCTCTTCTCAGTATCAAGGACCATCATATGATTGTCAGTTCCTCCGGTTACAAGGGAGGCACCGGACTTAATCAGCTCATCCGCCAATGTTTTCGCATTAAGCAGCACCTGTTTGCCGTATTCCTTGAATTCAGGCTCCAGCGCTTTCTTAAGAGTTACCGCAATACCGGCAATAGTATTCATATGCGGTCCACCCTGCAGGCCGGGGAAAACTGCCTTGTCGATCCTAGTGGCAAATTCTTTTTTACAAAAAATCATTCCGCCACGGGGACCGCGCAGGGATTTATGTGAAGTGGAAGTGACGACATCAAAGCCGAAATCAAAGGGGTTGCGGATTACATCGGCTGCAATCAGTCCGCCGTAATGGGAGGCATCAGTCATAGTGATGGCCCCTACTTCATCAGCAATTTTCTTGAACGCAGAGTAATCCAGATCGCGGGGGTAGGAGGTGTAACCGCAAAGGATCATTTTCGGTTTGTGCTCAAGGGCGGTTTTACGCAGCTCATCAAAATCAATCGCGCCGTCAACCGGATTGGTTTTGTAGCGAATGAAGTTAAAAAGCTTACCCATGAAGGAAACCGGAGCACCGTGAGTAAGATGCCCGCCATGAGAGAGATCCATGGCCAGAATAGTGTCGCCTGGTTCAAGAAGGCCGAGGTATACAGCCTGGTTCATGGGAGAACCGGATAGAGGCTGCACATTGGCATGTTCACAACGGAAGACCTTTTTCGCCCGCTCACGGGCAATGTCTTCTATGGTGTCGGTAAATTCCTGACCGCCGTAGTAGCGTCTGCCGGGATAACCTTCGGAGTATTTGTTTGTGAAAACACTGCCGAGGGTGCAGAGCACTTCGGGATAGGTGTAATTTTCAGAAGGGATCAGTTCAATACCAGCTCTCTGGCGAGATTCTTCGCCGGAAAGAGCACTGAAAATTTCGGGGTCGTTTGATTGGAGAAGATTTCGATATTCCTGCATGGGCACTCCTTTAGATCAGCCTCATGGAGAGGCAAGGAAGCACGTCTTGAAAAAGACGAGGCCCAGGCGAGCGGCAGGTAACAAAAACTCCGTGTTTCCCTGTGGTTAATTCCACATTACATCGCCAGTTGCACGGAATGTATATTCAAAAAGCTGATCTACGATTAGCAACAGATTCAGCCGTTGTAAACAAGTTTTTACAAATAAACTCAAACTTCAGGTTCACCAAGCTTGTAGCGGATACGCAAAACACCATCTTCAAAGCTATGTGAAATCATCTTGAAGTCACCTATTTCATTAGTGTTTTCCACATGCTCACCGATACAGGGGCAGGCATCGAAATCACCTATATTAACAACCCGAACCTCGGTTACACCTTCAGGAAGACGGGTCAAATTAAAGCGGTCATCCGCCTCTCGAAGACTGATCATCTGTTCAGTAACCACCAGATTAGATGAAATAATATCGTTAACGCCCTGCTCGATTTCGCCAGCTTCCGCGTCAGTCAAACCGCGCTCGAATTTATAATCGCACTTGGATTTCTTCTTGTTGATATGCGCGCTGAAACAACGGTCACAACTAAATTTACGAACCATCACCTGATTTAAGATATGCTCTGCAGAATGCATGCGGGGCTGGTAATGTTTTGCCATGTCTATGTGTTCCTCATTTGCTTAACAAATTGATTATGCGACAACCTATTTCAATTGAACCTAAATAACAAGTTTAGCCTGAAACAGCCGAACTCCACCCCAGCGCAGCTTCTTCAAGCAACCGCATGAATTCTTTCATGGCCGGAGAAATCCACTTATCCTTGTGATGGACAATCTGGATCAGGATAGGATTAAGGGATTTCCATGGTATAGCCTTGAGTCTGCCATTGGATAGTTCCTTACGGACTACTATCCCCGGCAGGAAAGAAACCCCTATATTACAGAGCAGGTATTGCTTGATGACCTCCACGCTGGCGGTCTCGATTATATTGTCAGCCTTGATATCTTTATCAGCCAGCAACTGTTGGAAAATCTGCCGGTAACTGCACCCGGCTTCCGTATAAAGCACCGCATGGGAAGGGGAATAGATTAACTCGTCAGCAGGATATTCACGCGGGAGGACTACACACATGGGTTCATCAAATAGCGGTTTGCAGATCAACTCATCCTCATCCACCATACGGTCCAACAACACTGCCATATCAAGGCTTCCGTCACGTAGCAGGCCGCGCATATCAGGACAGGTGGAATTATGCATGATCAGCTCTACCTTTGGATACAAAGATTTATATTTCTGCA encodes the following:
- a CDS encoding glycosyltransferase family 4 protein, which gives rise to MKRIALILPRFSRYGGVERFGYNLSAALVDAGYAVDFICARAEDAPPQGVSIIDVGRYGLCRAGKLFWFVLAAERTRRNGNYDLTISLGKSLNQDVLRIGGGPLESFWALSQRAWPAGFARSFKMFRRRTAPVNLLIKYIERKQAASDCRMVCVSHRVRDWMIDSHPSLSGRKIDVFYNKPDLSLFSPLNQEERNLARTEFSLSDNDILISTATTNFALKGVSFLIKSLAELPANYHLQVAGGRNPSKYIKLAEEFGIADRVRFLGKVEDMPTLYGRSDVFVLPSFYDACSNSVLEALACGCPVISSRDNGSSYFLPDEQIIDDPSDYMKLAGMISATAMKDSCEPFQWPDDVPCGIEPYLQLVEELLNK
- a CDS encoding phosphatase PAP2 family protein; translated protein: MPFYTQPLDMQVFILVNQIFRKHWLDIAMPMLSSAALLWTIITLVTVFGVWKKGARFLVIILLISATMGLADFSTNLIKKSIGRVRPLNSIAQTYFKDDGKWQRRPLDYQQTKERGNSYPSAHAANSMALAVMLMFFFRRLRPWMLLLPIGVGYSRLYLGKHFPTDVMAGWALGGCIAISVWLLWSYWLKFKLPEKYRP
- the glyA gene encoding serine hydroxymethyltransferase — translated: MQEYRNLLQSNDPEIFSALSGEESRQRAGIELIPSENYTYPEVLCTLGSVFTNKYSEGYPGRRYYGGQEFTDTIEDIARERAKKVFRCEHANVQPLSGSPMNQAVYLGLLEPGDTILAMDLSHGGHLTHGAPVSFMGKLFNFIRYKTNPVDGAIDFDELRKTALEHKPKMILCGYTSYPRDLDYSAFKKIADEVGAITMTDASHYGGLIAADVIRNPFDFGFDVVTSTSHKSLRGPRGGMIFCKKEFATRIDKAVFPGLQGGPHMNTIAGIAVTLKKALEPEFKEYGKQVLLNAKTLADELIKSGASLVTGGTDNHMMVLDTEKSYGINGKVAEELLDEVAITTNKQIIPDDPNPPLKPSGIRIGTPAATSRGMKEADMVKLAGWITTILQNPEDKNLADTTRSEIESFCSRFPVPGI
- a CDS encoding LysR family transcriptional regulator, whose product is MEIRHLLSFKEIVEQGSFMKAAQLLNYAQSSITSHVRVIEDFYGQPVFDRLGKRVVLNSFGERLYHRVLPLLAGYDDLCGLKNEVGEPAGQLRIGAPESTMLYRLSPVLQKYKSLYPKVELIMHNSTCPDMRGLLRDGSLDMAVLLDRMVDEDELICKPLFDEPMCVVLPREYPADELIYSPSHAVLYTEAGCSYRQIFQQLLADKDIKADNIIETASVEVIKQYLLCNIGVSFLPGIVVRKELSNGRLKAIPWKSLNPILIQIVHHKDKWISPAMKEFMRLLEEAALGWSSAVSG